TTTCTTACCTAAACCAGAACCACGTTCATTTTATATTTCCAACCACACAGatattaaaagaatataaatttaatatataccTAAATTGGTTGAGTTTATAAATTTACTCATATATCTgggagagattcttaggtagactcagtccaccacgtcatccgtagactaagcctatcacataatgacacgtcattaaaataatggcaatcttgtaatattactattcaaaagtgtaaataagtaataaacgaatttacaagattgccatcattttaatgacgtgttatcaAGATTCAATTGCGATGCTTTATTAGTGCCGCTAAAAACTTCGGATTTTTTTATTTCCATAAACTGTGGGTTAAGGTTTGTCATCAATATGTTTTGTTCTTCAGTCGTCGCCAATATGTTTTGACAGCTTGTTACACACAGCAGATCTTACTTGACGATTTTATTTAGCGGCCACAAATTATTTCCGATAAATAAGCTACTGTAAATTCATTTTGCAAGAACTGATTTACTGAAGTAATGCATCATCTGCTACAGAAAATTAATCAAGAAAAGTACAGTTCTCTAACTCTAAAATTAAGCATATTACTGTCAGTATTTTTTCATCTGATGAATTACAATGGTTCTTGACTTAGCCATCTTTTATACATCTCAAAGCATTCTTCAGGTTTGTATTCTGGAGCTGTATGTCCTCCTCCCTGCAATTTTATCAGCTTTCTTTTGACAAATGcagatttattttgattaaagtAAAAACTAAGtttataatttacaattaattatTACCTTTACGGTCGCAAATGTCATTTGATTCGAGTATGTTCTTGTGTATCTGTTCAAGTCATTAAGTAATTGTCCAAATTAATCATTCTTCAGAATAAATTCTTATTCTATGATCTAtgaaacttttaattaaattataaaatattaatttatctaGTTCAAAATTGAGGACAAACCCTGCAACTTGGCCTTGAACCAACCATGGTCGCCAATCATCGACAATTGAATAATTCAGAGATCGTATCCATGCTTGAGTACCCACAAATGGCACGACCATATCATGGTCACCGCTGTTTCAAATTACGTAAGAATAACTTACAATAAAAACCGAAAACGTACGGATAATATTGtagaaataattaaatgagATAATTAGGAGCTAACCTGTAGATTAATGAACGATAACCTTTGCTTGCAAGAAATTTGTGATAGTTGATAGTGCTACCGCTAGCTATATCGTATGTGTAGTTTATTCCGTAATTGCATCGCATCCATCTCTCTGTACTTCCCTGcaccaatttttatttattgcctCAATTTTGAACTTATAAGCTGCTATTAATTAGAAGTTTAATCTCTCAAATAGTATTAGTTTTTGTACCTCTTGTATATGAAGTGCTTTCCTGACGGTCTTATCATTGGCCCAATATTCAGATAGCACATATGCATAGTCCTATACAAGTGATCAGTAAGTAGGTCTCTGAGAAAAAGGTGGAGATCATTGgcagatttttatatttagtaagttaaaataattttatatctaCATTGGtagaattatattttaaaaataatttcaacagAATGGTCTACGTCTATCAATTTGCAAATTGTAACAATTATGTCCAAaggtaaattaaaaatatgaatattccgtttaataaaaatgagatacaattgaatatttatactattttcataataaattagtttatatttaaaaaaattataatctttttGAATTATAGACTAAtttatcgaaaaataaattaagataatgaaaataaatttaactttcATCAATTAAGTATGTCATCTTGTTCTTTATTGTTTGAATATAATTGTTAGGACTTATTGCTGAACCAAATTGTTACTAATTTAGTCATGtttataataaatagccaaaattattttgtcttttagtGATTGGCTCTGACTATGTTTAAATCCAAGACCTCGCAGACTTAGACTCAACGAGAAATTCTTATCtagattgagttttcttaaacCTAAATCCATAATTTAGGGGTGGTTACAGTGGTGGATGTGATCCAGTCTAGGCAAGAAGTTCCCACGATAAAACTCTGTTACCAATTGAACGGCAGCTAATTGGTTGTATTTGGAGATTAATTAGAATACAAAGGGTCTTACCCGGCAATCAACCGGAGGAATTGAGAGACTAAAATCAAAGAATCCCATATCGTAGAGAGATCTTCTGCCGAATATTGGTGTTGTTCTTGTGGAACCAAAAGCACAAAACGGTTCCATAATTTGTGTAGGATTAATTCTTTCTGTACACTAAGCAACAAATTAAGCCTGTGGTCAATGTCACATTATATAGAACCCAAATACTTACAACAATAACAGTGAAATATTAATGAACCTATACCTTATCATAGTCCTGCATTTGTTTATAACACTCTACATAACCAGGATCTACACCTCTATATTCTTCTCCACAGCTTCTCttcaaggactaaattgaacaattaaCTTGAATGTTAGTTAATATTTACAAATGCATAATCTTTTCTTTTCATGATTGCAAACTTAAATCAATCCACCTCAAAAAGTTCATCAGAAATTAATCCTTTTCCATGAGCAAATCGGATCTTCGAGTTATAATCAAACCTGGGATCTGTTGAAGGGTTGCCTAGTATGTATCCCTGAAACAAATTTTTACAGGAATTTACAATCTAAAGAATAAATCATCCGACCTCAATTGAAGAAAGAAAGATTCAGAAGTCCAATTATATACCTGAACATTTATTAGTGGTTTGGTACCTTCTTCATTTCCtgcatcaatattcaaaagaatatataaacgaaaaataaaTCAAGAGCAGATCTTATTAAGTCCGGCTTACGGTTGCCCAGCTATATGTCACATTCCTGAATTGATAAGGTTACCTCCCGTTCTtcgaaaaataaatgtttttttttaaataattgggAAGGGGAAGCGCTTGTGAAAGGAATTGAATCTACAATCTAGCAGTTTGTTGTCTaacgcttatactatttgagttatagctcattgtTCGAAAAATAAATAACCGCTTTACAAACATAATATAATTGAATAaccacaaaaatatttaaccctatAAAGTCGTGTTATTGTACCGTTAGAGATCTTTTGAACTATTGCAGGAACAACCATGCCAGAATAAGAGTCCCCGGCaatataaattggatttgagAGGAATTCTGGATGATCTATTAGCCACTACATATTgcaataatcaaaataataaagtatTAGGCAGAAGAAttcaatattaatttaaaaatgttgaCAGGCACAGAAATCTTTTACCTTTCTAAGAAATTGTTCAGTTTGGTTTACTTGTATGCGATATCCTGACTGTGAGGCAAGTGGAGTTCTTGCAAAGGAAAATCCAGTGCCGACAGGAATATCTACAAATATTATGTTGGATACCTGAAATTTAATCTCTAATTAACCAAACTTGTCGGGcaaaataaaaaggaataattgtaaaaaaaaaatcatgaactttagcgtgttaaaaactttcaaaatgttATAACTTACAACACGAATTATTCCGAACaattttttcatcaaaaaatattGATCTGAACACTTGGATAGTGTATATACCGATGTCAGCACCAGtacttttttattaaaatattctcCAGTGTCCCGAATTGCAAAATAGGCCGAAGTTAACGGTTTTGTAATGAATTAACTCAAGTAAATTGGCAGAGAACACCCACCTGTGTCCAAGAATGTGGATTGAAGACCAGTGTAGGTAAATTCCCATTGTACTCCACTACCTTAAATTTTAGAGGACCTATTACATTCAAAAACCAAGTAATTTCGTCTCAAATCAAATAATGATATTGTCATAAATTTGTTGGGAAACAAATACAGATATAAACTTATCGCAGCTAATATgttgtatataaatattttgtcaACACGATCAAAAAAGTCACAGGAAAACTCATTTGTGTAGTATGATTTATATGTATGGCGGTTTTACCTATTTCGTAAACAAGTCCGGAGAAGGCGGAGCAGCCAGGGCCACCGGTTAGCCAAAGAATGAGAGGGTCATCTTTATGTGACTTAACGAAGTAATAGAAAAGCTGCACATCATCTGATTCGTCCACACCAATATATCTGATGATACcacaatataatttattttgatgtgATTAACTAAGGTAAAAGATActaattaatatttgaattagaTCATAAGATCAGAGCTCACCCAGTTTCCAGCTCAAATGGAAGTGGTCCCTGAAACCCTGGAAGATACTGTAGCTTAACTGGTCTATGGCATGATACAAGCTGTGACCAAACCTGTATCAACAAAAACAAGAGAAAGCAGGTTTTGTCCATTGCCTTTGATTAGTTAGCATTGAACTCTATCTTATactatatacacacacacacatatatacacATAGTTTGTAAGCTGTgataagtaaatttatataCATTATGCTCAAAATAAGAATTATCCGagataaaactaatatttataagggttaattcctaaaaaaatcacgaactttacacgaagtttcattttaatcatgacctttaaaagttgccatttaaaggcatgaactttcattttgtttcaaatctatcatttcagtgtatttttattgactaaattctttaataaaccattaatgaaagacccaaattataaatcgacattaaatcttattatcttttagttagagtatataggattaggaatttttggttcgataaaatacaccggattttactttgacgatagatttgaaacaaaatgaaagttcgtgcctttaaatgacaacttttaaagttcatgattaaaatgaaacttcgtgtaaagttcgtgatttttttaggaattaaccatatttataaaatattaattattttaaaaatatataactcATAGTTTTCTAATTTTAGATGcgaccattttttattttattttaattgtagcATCATCGTATTGTCCATTGCTGGACTGGGATATAAAGGATAACAGGCGAAGTTAATTTTATATCGGTAATAAAGATGgacaatatattaaataaacaaaagttgaatatatatatataacaaaaaaGTAAAACGAAAAAGAAACTAAAAGGGTGTTTGATTTAAAGTTAGGAATATGAATCGGaatgaaaatgagaaagaatGTGAATGTAAATGATTGTTTTGCATATATTGTTTGTTTCAATAGATTAGTTGGGAATGAGAATGAGTGTAAAAACCTAACTAAAAATGGTTcgatttgatattataaaataattaatttttttgtttggttcggttttatacatatttttagTTAAACCATAATAACCCGAACTGAAAATCCTACCAAACCAAAAATACGATCAAACTGATGAGTCTGGTTTAGTTTGAAACAGTAAAATTCcttaaaattttggttcggtttgttattgaaaaaattagtTCGGCTCGATTTGattctaaaaatagaaaattttaattcggttcggttagtttgatattataaaaaatcgCTTTTTGGTTGAGTTCAATTTTAGACATAATTTTTTCCAATTAAGTTATAACATAAATCCACCCGaaataatcaaaccaaactaaaaaccaaaccaaatttggTTCAGTgtgatttagaaaaaaaatagattttcagttcagtttgattttggacataaatttttttagaacTTAAATAAAGCGAATTAAAAATAACCGGcagaaccgaaaaaaccgaccGCACCGACGAGTACGGTTCGATGGAAATTTTacattcttaaaattttatttttattcgattaaaaaaaatatttaggttCAATACGATTtgataatttacaaaaaaaatcaaatatcgACCAAAATGattggtttggttcgatttgaaagaaaaatccttgaaattttggttcggttttagaaaataattctttttattcgGTCcggttcaatttatttttaaaatatttagttatttaagatGATTCCAATAGAAATGAAAAGTTCAGTCCCATGACGTAGGGGAGAATGAGTGATTCTCATTAGGGGTGTGTATTCGGTTTGAAACGAAccaaatttttggattttttaaaaatcgaaccaaaccgaaattttaGAGAAAGAAAATGTTTCAAACTGAATCAAACCGAACCGGTCGGTTTAGttattttggttcggttatgTCGGTTCGGTTTACATGTAAACagtcaaaaaaaatttacactcaaaaccgaaccgaaccgaccaatcGAAATTTATGTACAATTTTCAACGAAACCAAATTTGTCGGTTCGATTTTTCGGTTTCGACtcggttttgcacacccctaattcTCATTGAAGGAGTAATCATGTTTTCATTCCTAAATGAATTTTGACAAAACAaccacaaacaaaaaaaatctactATTATTattctcattttcttttatcttttaacCAACCAAACACCCCCGTAAAATGGATACTTGCTCACCTTTAGTATCAGCCATGAGATGGTTTCATCCCTGCAAAGAGGGTAAAATTTTAACTAGTAAATATTCGTTTTGCAAAGGTATTACTATTAGCATAATGGAGTATGCATTCACTTTATccgaaatatttttattttccaaaaGCAAACTTAACCAAACCAGTTGGTTTGGCCAATTATTCGGTGTGGTTCGGTTGTTTGTGTTAAAAcgtaactaaattttttattgtcaATATCAAACCAAACATGCGAATTTTTGTTATcatatcaaatcaaaccaaattaaatttatcggtatgatttgatttttcaattttggttTCTTTTGTACACTCCTACTGGCTACTGGCATATTCTTGacttaaaaaatttgttaacaatttttacaaaaaaaaatctttaaaaactagttcaaatatattaaaaataaatatatattaaaataagtaCTGCAGTATATAGTTCTGGATTCTTGTCATATGTATTAGATACTCTCTGTCCCAAAATGATATGCCGTTTAGACAAATATGGtagttaaaaatatagttaaattggtgggtttttttttttttcaattttatccttttcaactttttagatataaataatttgttttctttcttaGTGTGGATATTAAAAATGACATATATTCTATGTTAGAATATGGAGTAGCTAATTTATTTAAAGATAGTTATGCATAATTATAAGgtgtaaataaaattttaaatttaaatttttttaacaaaaataaaaaatgatccataaattaaaacatcaaaaataaCAAAGTGACATTTTATTTAGGAtgatgaaaataatatttagaaattattttctacactacactattttttattttatttacaactttacattgtttttttttgtttttacttttttaattttttttatcaaaaataccttcttctttttaaaaatttcacagatatctttttttactttttaatgatttattctttttttttatagatttttaggtgttttttttattttttttatcgtgttttttagtgtaactatggtgtattatagtgtatctattgtgtttttttagtgtaactatggtgtttttatagtgtaacaatagtgtgtatatataatgtatctatggtgtttttgtagtgtttttatgatGTATACCATATAaccactgcaaatacaccatacacactgcaaatacactataaacactgcaaatgcaccatagatatactaGAAAAAAGActgaaatacaccaaaaaaaacataaatacatcGAAAACCCCCAGAAagacactataaatacaccaaaaatacaatGTAacttaaatacattataaaaaaacactgcaaatacaccataaatcaattcgttctttacaaaattagtagcattaaaataaataaacaaatacatGAATAAGagaaacataaaataattatatgaataatagaacaattttataaacaaaaacatcataaattatttacaaaatgtttaaatcatcacaaaaaacctaaaaaactacaaaaaatcaaaaaacgatgtcgagaaattcatagcgcgaacggaagagacgaacggaaaagtgcGAACGGAATAGAAGAACGGAAAAACAACTGGAATAGACAAacggaaaagaagaaaaaaagaagaaagagaaaagaaaatgtgactatgtaaaattttaacataaaatgaGACAAGATTTTTATACAgtaagtatttttgtaaatatgtttGTTATTAGTGTAGAGTGGGAAATTATGAAAAATGGacaaatttgttgtaaatttgttttaaaatgaagtattttgaaaataaatcctaatattCGTCACCAAAAATATTAGAGAAAATTACTTTGAGGCTCCCGTGTATACCATAATTCATAGTTTGGTactttttgtttgaaaatacTACTTAATCgtctttcactttcaattatgtaaCAATCAGAGGCTTCTATCAATAACTACATGCATTGCGCAGTGAATGTGAAGAAGTAAATTATTATCTCGCAATAATTCAGTTAATTTTTTGTACTCAATCGTTAACAGAATTGAAAGTTAAGTAATAAACCGTTAGCGAAATTGAATGTGAGGTATTAAATCGTTAATGAAATTGAAAGTGAAGtaacaaatcgtttgaaagtaaacaCCAAATTGTTAACAGAACTAACAGAAGTCCTTAATAATTAACGAAATtgataatgaaaaattattaaataaaatatttgaataaaaaaatttgaattatgaattaagatatatataaaggAGTATCAAAATAATTGTTCAAAATACTAAAGGTAAAGTAAGGGCGGGCCGCCCCAGCTGCCCCACCTCTACTTCCGCCCATTGTCTATATGTGAAAGTTATAAACATATAGTACAAAGAAGACATGGACTTGTTTTGAAATGTCTTCAACATGATTTTAACCTTATTGAGAAATGAGACAATTGGTtagtatttataatttttttgataaatggtagattaaaataatatgttttttcatTGGCAATTTTCTCTATGGAATTACATTGTTGCAAGAGTAACATGTCACATTTTTTTGCTGCCTTAATCCCTTGTCCTCGtcaaaaagaacaaaataattAGTCCATTGAAATCATATTTCTGATTTTCCAACAAAGAGACGTTTTAGAGTAAACAACCAGTAAAAGTTCAAAATTAAGATCATGCAGCTGATTAGTAAGATTAGCGAAAAACGTAATTAAAAAAGTGCACTTCTAGAAAGAGGTCTTTATTTGCCTTTGTAATCTTCTTAACGACGCaaacaattcaacaaattaacttataatttattaaaaatttataattaaaaaagtataaattaatttatgaaacTTATGATATTAAAAATGAACTACCTAAAATAATTTACTACATAATATTGtaaataaactaaaacaaatataacttttatttaatttataatttactaacaatttataaaaaaattaaaagctaaagataaaaatagcttaaaaaaagtttataatacCAAAAACTCAACGgaaattaagtaataaatttattaaaaattaataatacaaaaactAAATTGCAggtaaatttaatttcatagtGTTCTATAACTATCCAATAATATTTATCTCCAATTATGTTTacatttcttcaaaaaaattggAATTACAGCAGCAACAATAGCGGTGGTCTGTGATGGCAAGTCAACAACAGCATATGTGGTAACTGCAACAGGAGCAGCTGCAAGAATGGCAGTAGTAAtagtttttacaaaaataatattttctgtaGTTTTTTAAGGCTGAATCAATTTTAATGCtcatctatttttaaattttatttattcagtctttttctaaaataattatgtttctaataGTCCTAAAAACctaatatattttgaatttttaaggtTGTTTTTTCACGAAGAAGAAGTTGCATTAGACTGATTGTAAAATGCGTGTGAGACCAAATTTAAATGTCCTTCCAACTCGGCGCATTGATAAAATTATCACATcatcaaatttgaaaaaaaaagaccatatagattaaaatttgaaaatatagatttttttgccatttttatgtgaaacttattaattatttagcGGTAACTAACTGACACTCATAATTTCCGTCCTTAAAAAGACATTAAATAAAACGGatagtataaattatattattgaataataaaatttaaaaagaaatcatATAATACAAACTTTAAACTAGTATTTTgatgattgaattttttttagcaaaactaatattttataaaaaaaaactaaaatcaactAATAATTTTACAGAAGAAAATTCAGTCAATATTAGTgaaactatttttataaaatatggataatatttttgaaaaaaaaaagccaaaaaatttactttattaACCTATAACCttcaaatacaaaaatttactCACTTTTACAGGAAGAATTAGCAAATTATCTAAATAGAAAGAATATTAGCATTTGTTAACTCCAAAACTCCAAATTGATTTACATATCCTAACAGGTcagacaattatttttttattctgcgGTTTTTTTTATACTCCATTTATACTTTACATGTTTTAATCAaaactttttcttcttctttctttctttttcttcttcttcaactcATCCAAAAAAAGTAACAGTtaatcaattcaattaaaattctTCAGTTCACAACAATTCAACAAACTAATTTCTCTAATTCTAtcattaatttttgaaaatttattacgAATTTCAAATCTAATTTTCGATCcgctttaatttttaattcttaaccAAATCGCTTCAAATTTTGCTCGAATACATGTCCAACGATcataacttttttcaaaaaaaaagggtaaattgttatttattttatctaattaaacatttattaaaaataattttaaacggttttaaaaggtttctgaaacacaattttattatcatttaaaaaaattatacaatggtttcaaacagtatacCAAGGTTTTAAAccgtttaaaaaaatcaatttcaaacagtttacaaaggaaATAAtttacaaaggtctcaaacagtttataaaaaattcaaacagtttccaaaaacacaatttgcaacctttatttaaaaatagtttcaaacagtcaat
This region of Mercurialis annua linkage group LG1-X, ddMerAnnu1.2, whole genome shotgun sequence genomic DNA includes:
- the LOC126665387 gene encoding serine carboxypeptidase-like 17: MDKTCFLLFLLIQVWSQLVSCHRPVKLQYLPGFQGPLPFELETGYIGVDESDDVQLFYYFVKSHKDDPLILWLTGGPGCSAFSGLVYEIGPLKFKVVEYNGNLPTLVFNPHSWTQVSNIIFVDIPVGTGFSFARTPLASQSGYRIQVNQTEQFLRKWLIDHPEFLSNPIYIAGDSYSGMVVPAIVQKISNGNEEGTKPLINVQGYILGNPSTDPRFDYNSKIRFAHGKGLISDELFESLKRSCGEEYRGVDPGYVECYKQMQDYDKCTERINPTQIMEPFCAFGSTRTTPIFGRRSLYDMGFFDFSLSIPPVDCRDYAYVLSEYWANDKTVRKALHIQEGSTERWMRCNYGINYTYDIASGSTINYHKFLASKGYRSLIYSGDHDMVVPFVGTQAWIRSLNYSIVDDWRPWLVQGQVAGYTRTYSNQMTFATVKGGGHTAPEYKPEECFEMYKRWLSQEPL